A genomic segment from Scomber japonicus isolate fScoJap1 chromosome 11, fScoJap1.pri, whole genome shotgun sequence encodes:
- the LOC128367490 gene encoding gamma-crystallin M3-like, whose protein sequence is MTMGKIIFYEDRNFQGRSYECMSDCSDMSSYLSRCHSCRVESGCFMVYDRPNYMGNQYFMRRGEYADYMSMMGMRDCIRSCRMIPMHRGQFRMKIFERENFGGQSHELMEDCDNIQDRYRMNECQSCHVMDGHWLMYEQPNYRGKMMYMRPGEYRSFRDMGMSGTRFMSMKRIMDM, encoded by the exons ATGACCATGGGCAAG ATCATCTTCTACGAGGACAGGAACTTCCAGGGTCGTTCCTATGAGTGCATGAGCGATTGCTCTGACATGTCCTCCTACCTGAGCAGGTGCCACTCCTGCAGGGTTGAGAGCGGCTGCTTCATGGTCTATGACCGCCCCAACTACATGGGAAACCAGTACTTCATGAGGAGGGGCGAGTATGCTGACTACATGAGCATGATGGGAATGAGAGACTGCATCAGGTCTTGCCGTATGATCCCCATG CACAGAGGCCAGTTCAGGATGAAGATCTTCGAGAGGGAGAACTTCGGTGGTCAGAGTCACGAGCTGATGGAGGACTGTGACAACATCCAGGACCGTTACCGCATGAACGAATGCCAGTCCTGCCACGTGATGGACGGCCACTGGCTGATGTACGAGCAGCCCAACTACAGAGGCAAGATGATGTACATGAGGCCCGGCGAGTACAGGAGCTTCAGGGACATGGGCATGAGCGGCACAAGGTTCATGAGCATGAAGCGTATCATGGACATGTAA
- the LOC128367484 gene encoding gamma-crystallin M3-like yields MGKIIFYEDRNFQGRSYECMSDCADMSTYLSRCHSCRVESGCFMVYERPNYMGNQYFMRRGEYADYMSMMGMTGGIRSCRMIPMHRGQFRMKIYERENFGGQSHELMEDCDNIMERYRMNDCQSCHVMDGHWLMYEQPHYRGRMMYMRPGEYRSFRDMGMSGTRFMSMRRIMDMC; encoded by the exons ATGGGCAAG ATCATCTTCTACGAGGACAGGAACTTCCAGGGTCGTTCCTATGAGTGCATGAGCGACTGCGCTGACATGTCCACCTACCTGAGCAGGTGCCACTCCTGCAGGGTGGAGAGCGGCTGCTTCATGGTCTACGAGCGCCCCAACTACATGGGAAACCAGTACTTCATGAGGAGGGGCGAGTATGCTGACTACATGAGCATGATGGGAATGACTGGTGGTATCAGGTCTTGCCGTATGATCCCCATG CACAGAGGCCAGTTCAGGATGAAGATCTACGAGAGGGAGAACTTTGGTGGTCAGAGTCACGAGCTGATGGAGGACTGTGACAACATCATGGAGCGTTACCGCATGAATGACTGCCAGTCCTGCCACGTGATGGACGGCCACTGGCTGATGTACGAGCAGCCCCACTACAGAGGCAGGATGATGTACATGAGGCCCGGCGAGTACAGGAGCTTCAGGGACATGGGCATGAGTGGCACAAGGTTCATGAGCATGAGGCGTATCATGGACATGTGCTAA